From the genome of Muricauda sp. SCSIO 64092, one region includes:
- a CDS encoding Ig-like domain-containing protein, with protein sequence MRYFTAHKSLFISIVLTVLGVSIANAQFLLQAPNSGDEGNYRWYEASDTATVLGTDSFYEVTQPGVYFATYDGTLCGSNATGYFIITNCNAPSNEVTLDVSANVQGSATVGWNDASLTGTQPTVIATETVERYIATITKVGNTMELPRFTVVCMQQAASLQDDSVTVNEDDSVIVPIYANDSDLPTVGTLTASNPANGSVNIDDNGTPNNPTDDSVTYIPNPDFNGADSFTYTVCNTIGDCSSATVTVDVLPIVDAFDDSVFTEEGIAVDINVLMNDNDIPNLGTLATTNPTNGTVTLNDNGTPGDISDDFVTYTPNPGFEGTDTFEYTVCDDQSNCSTATVTVVVTQMTDLDLDNDGIVDTFEDLNLDGDNDPATNPTDTDGDGIPDYLDIDSDNDGIPDNIEAQVTIGYISPSAGDANNNGLDDAYEQNGNLGLIPLDTDGDGIPDYVDEDSDNDGIPDNIEGNDFDQNGLPDAIWIDSDTDGDGLDDGYEGSVLVDVDVNDEIDDPTTDLPDTDGDDIPDYRDTDDDDDGIDTVDEDLDSDGNYANDDSNGNGIPNYLDSDLEPTLPGEEEILVIQILTPNGDGNFDTLFIENIGNYPNNTVKIFNRWGVLVFKTRAYDNDSNNFDGTSQGRVTVDQDSKLPTGTYFYIIDFEDQTGQMKQLSGYIYINR encoded by the coding sequence TTGAGATATTTCACTGCACATAAAAGCCTTTTCATAAGTATTGTCCTTACGGTCTTGGGAGTATCAATTGCCAACGCCCAATTTCTGCTTCAAGCTCCAAATAGTGGGGATGAAGGTAATTATCGTTGGTATGAAGCCTCTGATACGGCTACCGTTTTGGGAACGGACTCTTTTTATGAGGTAACCCAACCAGGGGTCTATTTTGCGACCTATGATGGTACGCTTTGCGGTTCCAATGCTACTGGATATTTCATCATAACCAACTGCAACGCTCCTTCCAATGAAGTTACCTTGGATGTTTCAGCCAATGTCCAGGGAAGTGCAACCGTTGGTTGGAACGATGCCTCCTTAACGGGAACCCAACCAACCGTTATAGCTACCGAAACTGTGGAACGCTACATAGCCACAATTACAAAAGTTGGTAATACGATGGAGCTTCCAAGATTTACGGTAGTCTGTATGCAGCAGGCGGCCAGTCTCCAGGACGATAGTGTTACCGTAAATGAAGATGATTCGGTCATTGTTCCTATTTATGCCAATGACTCCGATTTACCCACGGTGGGTACATTGACCGCTTCAAACCCAGCAAATGGTAGTGTAAACATTGATGATAATGGCACTCCAAATAATCCAACCGACGATAGTGTAACTTATATACCAAATCCCGACTTTAACGGGGCGGACAGTTTTACATACACGGTGTGTAATACTATTGGTGATTGTAGTTCCGCAACAGTCACGGTGGACGTTTTACCCATAGTGGATGCATTTGACGATTCCGTTTTCACGGAAGAAGGTATTGCAGTTGACATCAATGTATTGATGAATGATAATGATATTCCCAACCTTGGAACATTGGCCACTACAAATCCAACCAATGGAACGGTAACCCTAAATGACAATGGAACGCCCGGGGACATATCGGATGATTTTGTGACCTATACCCCAAATCCAGGTTTTGAAGGAACGGATACTTTTGAGTATACCGTTTGTGATGACCAAAGCAATTGTAGCACTGCCACGGTTACTGTTGTGGTAACGCAAATGACCGATCTGGATTTGGACAACGATGGTATCGTGGACACCTTTGAAGATTTGAACCTGGATGGGGATAATGATCCTGCTACAAACCCAACGGACACCGATGGGGATGGTATTCCCGATTACTTGGATATTGATAGTGATAATGATGGTATTCCCGATAACATTGAAGCACAGGTAACCATTGGTTACATTTCTCCGAGCGCTGGGGATGCAAACAACAACGGTTTGGACGATGCCTATGAACAAAATGGAAATCTTGGATTGATTCCTTTGGATACGGACGGGGACGGTATTCCCGATTACGTGGATGAAGACAGTGACAATGATGGTATCCCAGATAATATAGAAGGCAATGATTTTGACCAAAATGGGTTACCGGATGCAATTTGGATAGATTCCGATACCGATGGTGATGGTCTGGATGATGGTTATGAAGGAAGTGTTTTAGTTGACGTGGATGTGAATGATGAAATCGACGACCCAACTACGGATTTACCGGATACCGATGGTGATGACATTCCAGATTATAGGGATACGGACGATGATGATGATGGTATTGATACCGTTGATGAAGATTTGGACTCGGACGGGAATTATGCCAATGATGATTCCAATGGCAATGGTATTCCAAATTATCTGGATTCTGATTTGGAGCCCACGTTACCTGGTGAAGAAGAGATTCTGGTCATTCAGATTTTGACACCAAATGGAGATGGGAATTTTGATACACTCTTTATTGAAAACATAGGGAATTACCCCAATAACACTGTGAAAATCTTTAATAGGTGGGGGGTATTGGTTTTTAAGACAAGGGCATACGATAATGACTCAAACAATTTTGATGGGACCTCGCAAGGCAGGGTTACGGTTGATCAGGACAGCAAACTTCCCACCGGAACATATTTTTACATCATTGATTTTGAAGACCAAACAGGCCAAATGAAACAACTATCGGGCTATATATATATAAACAGGTAA